Within Enterobacter sp. RHBSTW-00175, the genomic segment GAAGCGGGCTGTATGCCAGAGCTGCTGACCCGGATGCGCGGCAAGCTGCCTATCATCGGCATCTGTCTTGGTCATCAGGCGATTGTTGAGGCTTACGGCGGCTACGTCGGCCAGGCCGGTGAAATTCTGCACGGTAAAGCTTCCAGCATTGAACATGACGGCCAGGCGATGTTTGCCGGGTTGCCAAACCCGCTGCCGGTTGCGCGTTATCACTCGCTGGTTGGCAGCAATATCCCGGCAGGGCTGACGATTAACGCCTCTTTTGAAGGCATGGTGATGGCGGTGCGCCACGATGCCGATCGCGTCTGCGGTTTGCAGTTCCACCCTGAATCAATCCTGACCTCCAACGGTGCGCGTTTGCTGGAGCAAACCCTCGACTGGGCGTTACAGAAACTGGAGCAAACCAATACGCTCCAGCCGATTCTGGAAAAACTGTACCAGGCGCAGACGCTGAGCCAGCAGGAAAGCCACCAGCTCTTCTCCGCCGTGGTTCGCGGTGAGCTGAAGCCTGAACAGCTGGCGGCCGCGCTTGTCAGCATGAAAGTCCGCGGCGAAAGCCCACAGGAGATCGCCGGTGCAGCAACCGCACTGCTGGAAAACGCCGCACCGTTCCCGCGCCCGGATTATCCGTTTGCCGATATCGTCGGCACCGGCGGTGACGGCAGCAACAGCATAAATATCTCCACTGCCAGTGCATTTGTAGCGGCAGCATGTGGAATGAAAGTGGCGAAACACGGTAACCGCAGCGTATCCAGCCGCTCGGGGTCGTCTGATTTACTGGCGGCCTTTGGCATCAACCTGGACATGAAAGCCGAACGCTCCCGTGAAGCGCTGGATGATTTGGGTGTCTGTTTCCTGTTTGCCCCGAAATACCACACTGGTTTCCGCCATGCGATGCCAGTTCGCCAGCAGTTGAAAACCCGCACCCTGTTTAACGTGCTGGGTCCACTGATTAACCCGGCGCATCCGCCCCTGGCGCTGATTGGCGTTTACAGCCCGGAACTGGTACTGCCGATTGCCGAAACCTTGCGTATGTTGGGTTATCAGCGTGCCGCAGTCGTACACAGCGGCGGCATGGACGAAGTGTCTCTTCATGCACCAACGCTGGTTGCAGAGCTGCGCGAGGGAGAAATCCAGAGCTACCAGCTTGAAGCTGAAGACTTTGGATTAGTGCCCTATCGTCAGGAAGCGCTGGCAGGCGGCACACCGGAAGAAAACCGTGACATTCTGACGCGCTTACTACAAGGTAAAGGTGAGTCCGCTCATGAGGCTGCCGTTGCCGCCAACGTTGCCATGCTGATGCGTTTACACGGTGAGGAAGACCTGAAGGTCAACGCACAAAAAGTTCTGGACGTACTGCGCTCTGGTGCAGCATACGATCGCGTTACCGCACTTGCGGCGAGAGGGTAAAGAATGCAGACCGTTTTAGCGAAAATTGTTGCCGATAAGGCCATTTGGGTAGAAGCACGCAAACAGCAGCAGCCGCTTGCCAGTTTTCAGAATGATGTCGTACCAAGCAGCCGCCGTTTTTACGATGCCCTTCAGGGTGCGCGCACCGCGTTTATCCTGGAGTGCAAAAAAGCTTCTCCGTCAAAAGGCGTTATCCGTGATGATTTTGATCCTGCACGCATTGCAGGCGTCTACAAACATCATGCGTCAGCCATCTCCGTGCTGACGGATGAGAAATATTTCCAGGGCAGTTTTGATTTTCTGCCGATTGTCAGCGGCATCGCGCCGCAGCCGATCCTGTGCAAAGACTTTATTATCGACCCGTACCAAATCTGGCTGGCGCGGTTTTATCAGGCCGATGCCTGCCTGCTGATGCTCTCCGTGCTTGATGACGAACAGTATCGCCAGCTCTCTGCCGTGGCACACAGCCTGAACATGGGCGTACTGACCGAAGTGAGCAACGAAGAAGAGCTGGAACGCGCCATTGCGCTGGAAGCCAAAGTGGTTGGCATTAACAACCGCGACCTGCGTGACCTGTCCATTGACCTCAACCGCACGCGTCAGCTTGCGCCGCGCCTCGGCTCTGGTGTGACAGTTATCAGCGAATCCGGTATCAATAGTTATGCGCAGGTGCGCGAACTGAGCCATTTTGCCAACGGCTTCCTGATTGGCTCCGCCATGATGGCGTATGACGATCTCAACGCCGCCGTGCGCCGGGTACTGCTTGGGGAAAACAAAGTTTGTGGATTGACCCGTGAACAGGATGCGCAGGCAGCCTGCGAAGCCGGAGCGATTTACGGCGGGCTAATCTTCGTCGAAACCTCCCCTCGGGCCGTCACCGTCGAGCAGGCTCGTGCGATTATCGCGGCGGCGCCACTCAGCTACGTGGGCGTTTTCCGCAACGCGAATATTGCTGATGTAGCCGCTAAAGCCGAAACCTTATCGCTGAGCGCAGTCCAGCTGCACGGTAGCGAAGACCAGGCGTATATCGATGCCCTGCGGGAAGTTCTTGCGCCACAGGTGCAAATCTGGAAAGCCCAGAGCGTAGGCGATGCTCTGCCAGCGCGTAATCTTAATCATGTTGATAAATACGTACTCGACAACGGCCAGGGCGGTACAGGCCAGCGTTTTGACTGGTCATTGCTGAATGGTGAAGTACTGGACAACGTGCTGCTGGCAGGCGGGCTGAGCCCGGATAACTGTGTAGAAGCGGCGAAAACCGGCTGTGCCGGCCTCGATTTCAATTCAGGCGTAGAGTCCCAACCGGGTATCAAAGATGCCAGCAAGCTGGCCTCGGTGTTTAAAACTCTGCGTGCATATTAAGGAAGAGAAGATGACGACATTACTAAACCCTTATTTTGGTGAGTTCGGTGGTATGTATGTACCGCAAATTCTGATGCCTGCGCTGCGCCAGCTGGAAGACGCGTTCGTCAGTGCGCAAAAGGATCCGGCATTTCAGGCTGAATTTACCGACCTGCTGAAAAACTACGCAGGCCGCCCGACGGCACTGACCAAGTGCCGTAACCTGACCGAAGGCACAAAAACCACGCTGTACCTTAAGCGTGAAGATTTACTGCACGGTGGCGCGCATAAAACCAACCAGGTGTTGGGTCAGGCGTTACTCGCCAAGCGCATGGGCAAAACCGAAATCATCGCTGAAACCGGTGCGGGTCAACACGGTGTGGCGTCGGCACTTGCCAGCGCCCTGCTCGGCCTGAAATGCCGTATTTACATGGGTGCGAAAGACGTTGAACGTCAGTCGCCGAACGTGTTCCGTATGCGTCTGATGGGTGCTGAAGTGATCCCTGTACACAGCGGCTCGGCCACGCTGAAAGATGCCTGTAACGAAGCGCTGCGCGACTGGTCTGGCAGCTATGACACCGCGCACTATATGCTGGGTACCGCGGCGGGTCCGCATCCGTTCCCGACTATCGTACGTGAATTCCAGCGCATGATTGGCGAAGAGACCAAAGCTCAGATCCTCGACAAAGAGGGGCGCCTGCCTGATGCGGTGATCGCCTGCGTGGGCGGCGGTTCTAACGCCATTGGGATGTTTGCAGATTTCATCGACGACACCAGCGTAGGGTTGATTGGCGTTGAACCTGCTGGTCACGGTATCGAAACCGGTGAACACGGTGCACCGCTCAAGCATGGCCGCGTTGGGATCTACTTCGGTATGAAGTCCCCGATGATGCAAACGGATGAGGGCCAGATTGAAGAGTCTTACTCTATCTCTGCGGGCCTTGATTTCCCGTCCGTTGGGCCGCAGCACGCGTATCTGAACAGCATCGGTCGTGCGGATTATGTTTCTATCACCGATGACGAAGCGCTGGAAGCATTTAAAACGCTGTGTCGCCACGAAGGGATCATCCCGGCGCTGGAGTCCTCTCATGCGCTGGCACACGCGCTGAAAATGATGAAAGAAAACCCGGAAAAAGAGCAGCTGTTGGTGGTTAACCTTTCCGGTCGCGGTGACAAAGATATCTTCACCGTTCACGATATTCTGAAAGCACGAGGGGAAATCTGATGGAACGCTATGATAACGCATTTGCACAACTGAAAGCCCGCAAGGAAGGCGCGTTCGTTCCCTTCGTCACCCTTGGCGATCCTGGCCCGGAACAGTCACTGAAAATCATCGACACCCTGGTGGAAGCCGGTGCCGATGCGCTGGAACTGGGTATCCCGTTCTCAGACCCACTGGCGGATGGCCCAACCATTCAGAATGCCACCCTGCGCGCCTTTGCTGCGGGCGTAACGCCAACCCAGTGCTTTGAGATGCTGGCCGCCATTCGTCAGAAACACCCGACAATCCCGATTGGCCTGCTGATGTATGCCAACCTGGTGTTTAACCGCGGTATTGATGAGTTCTATGCCGAATGCGCGCGCGTGGGTGTTGATTCCGTACTGGTTGCAGATGTACCGATTGAAGAGTCTGCCCCGTTCCGCCAGGCAGCGATGCGTCATAACGTTGCGCCGATTTTCATCTGCCCGCCAAACGCCGATGACGAACTGCTGCGCCAGATTGCCTCTTATGGCCGTGGTTACACTTATCTGCTTTCCCGTGCAGGCGTAACCGGAGCCGAGAACAAGGCGGCGCTGCCGCTACATCATCTGGTGGAAAAACTGGCGCAATACAATGCAGCGCCTCCGCTGCAAGGCTTTGGTATCTCCTCACCAGAGCAGGTGACTGCGGCGATTGACGCCCAGGCTGCCGGGGCTATTTCAGGCTCCGCAATTGTGAAAATCATCGAGAAGAACGTTGATAAGCCAGAGCAGATGCTGGCCGAGCTGAAAGCCTTCGTGATTGCGATGAAAGCCGCTACACGTAAAGCGTAATCGGTGTCACCCGTCTGGCCCACTGCCAGACGGGTATCCCTTAGTGGGCCACGCTTTTCGAAAAGAGATTAATGACCACCACCCCTCCGATAATCATCAACATCCCCAGCATGGCCGGGAAATCCAGTTTTTGCCCCAGAAACAGCCAGCCAACCGCGCCGATCATGACGATACCCACCCCGGACCAGATAGCATATATAATCCCCGTAGGAATGCTTTTCATCGGGATAGTCAGGCACCAGAAAGCAATACAGTACCCCAGAATGGCCACCACGCTCGGTAACAGACGCGTAAAGCTGTCAGAGAGCTTGAGCGCCGTGGTGGCAATGACTTCCATCACAATGGCAATCGCCAGAAAAAGAACAGCCTGTTGGTTCATAGAGTCCTCAGTAAAAAGCCAGCAAACCCGACATTGTAAAGCGCTTTTATGACGGTTCAGAGAAGTCTTTGGGGGAGTATTAATCATGCCGGAATTCTGTTTCTGAATGGAGCAGGATTTTGGGTCAGGGTCACTTTTGCATTCAAGCTGTAATTGTGAGAAGCAGGAAGGCGAAAAACAGACGAAACTTCGACAGGGCTGTTTAGATTTATAAGGTAAGCATGACACTTAAATACTATCTGGGTAACTTATGTTTGGGTTTGGTCGTATTCGGGATTATCGCCTTTGTCTGGCATGATGAACCTCAAACAACCACAATGAGGACATTGATGGGACTGGGTTTGCTAAGTGGGTTGATTTTCCCCTTTGCAAAAAAAGCGATTGAGCGGATTGTCCTGAAATATTCAACACGCAAACAGTGGACTACAGGTTTCTATACTGAAACGCCGATGAAGAGCGGGTTGTATGCAGTCTACTTCATGCTGATTTTCGTCGTGGCCATACCAGTAGGCGTAATCTATCTGCTGTACCTTGCCGTATCAAAAAAGGCCACATGACGCGGCCTTTGTGGTTTTTATTGGCCGCTAGTAATGTAATTCATTACATTGCCCGGCAACTTCTCATCAATGCCGTTTTGCAGTCGAAACATGTGGTCACTTCTGGCTTCCAGACCACCAACAGAACACCGATGTTCGTCACTGCGGGCTCTGATTCAGGAAGATGGCCGCCGGGAAACTACGTTAAGCCTGTTTCTTAATCAGGCATGACAGGCTGCTGTGAGTGAAGAGCAGACGTTAAGCCTCACAAATTCATCGCTATACCAATAGCAGCGAGCTTCTGGATAAGTTTTACTTCATATATCGTCCTTTCAGCCAGAATCTTATAGGTTAAAAACTGTATTTAATCGAAATTTTATGTAAGCTATCGCACTCACGTACTAGCCAGGTGGATTGAAGATGAATTTTTCCTCAATAGAAGATGTTAGACATCGAATCGATCAAATTGATCGAGAACTGGTTAAGATGATCGCGCAACGCAGCGAATGTGTTAAAGCTGCGGCAGCTTTCAAAATTGACCACTCAGCCGTTCGCGCTCCAGACAGTGTGCAACAGGTAATCGACAAGGTATGTAAACAGGCAACTGAAGCAGGACTTCCCGAAGTGATTATCGAAAAAGTCTATCGGACAATGATCGGTGAGTTTATCGATTATGAACTCGGGCAACACGACCAACTGCAACAGGAAAAACGCTGACATCGTGCGCCAACATTCCATTCAGCTTTTCCCAATTACTGTAGCGGGTATTGAGGCGGTAAACACCAACAGCGATATCTCTTTTGGGCGGCATACTCACGACCAGTTCGGCATTGGTTTGATGGACAGCGGCGGGCAAAAATCCCTGAGTGGCCGTGGGTATGTCGAGTCGAATGCGGGTGACATCATCACGGTTAACCCGGGGGAAGTTCACGATGGGACACCTCTCTCCGGTCCGCGAGCCTGGCGGATGCTTTATTTTGATACTGAGCTCATCAATCGCTGCTTTAGCGATATTTCCGATGGGAAATTTTCTAGCGGCGAGTTTTCTCTGCCTGTATCGACGAATGCTGGCATAGCAGAAAATTTTAACCACTTATATCAATCCATTATCAGCGGTAGTGGCGATGTAGAAAGGTTGGCTGCGGATGAAGCGATGTTAGTCATGACCAAAGCATTGGCTCAAATGCCCAGACTTCAGATGAAAATGCCCTTAAAAGGAGTGTTGTACGCAAAGGAAAAAATGGATGACGCGCCGGGGAATGCCGTATCCCTTACTGAGCTGGCGGCGATTGCAGGACTCGGTCAGTTTACGTTTTTACGCGCTTTTGCGCATTATACTGGAATGACTCCTCACACCTATCTTTTGCAACGACGCCTGTCCTTGGTTCGAAAGCTTATTACCGGTGGAATGAGCCTTGTTGATGCAGCCATTGCCAGTGGATTTGCGGATCAAAGCCACATGACCCGCCTGTTTGTCCGCAGTTATGGCTATACGCCGGGCCTCTATGCGCGACAGATTTCAAGAACCTAGCTGTCACTACCTCTGCAATTTTATTCAAGACATAAAAAACCTCTTAATCAAATACTGAAGCGATTATTTTCAGCTTCCGATGAGGGGTAAACTTTGATTCTTTATAATGATTTTCTGGTGACATCTCTGCTAATCGTTATATCACCCGGTACGGGTGCCATCATTACGCTTTCTGCCGGTCTGAGGCAGGGAAAGCGTAGTGCGATAATTGCCGCTGCAGGATGTACCCTGGGGGTGTTGCCACATATGCTGGCTGCTATTACTGGCCTTGCCGCATTATTACATACCAGTCCGTTGCTATTTTCCCTTGTGAAATTTACCGGTGTGGCTTACCTGCTGTTTATGGCGTGGCAAACGCTACGGGATAAGACACTTTTATCTGCTGACTGCCTAGGGTCGGCGTTATCTCATCGCGCCCTGATACAGCAGGCTGTGGTTGCCAATATTCTTAATCCTAAGCTTTCGCTATTTTTCCTGGCATTTCTTCCGCAGTTTATCGCCACCAGGGACGTACACCCCACACAGAGCATGTTGATTCTTTCTGCTATTTTTGCGGCCATGACTTTTGTTGTATTTTCTCTGTATGGCATTTTTGCTTCGGCTGTTAGCCATCGTGTATTAGGAGATCACAGGATGATGACCGGCATTCGTTGGAGTGTCGCGCTGGCCTTTACTGCAGTTGGGATTCGGCTGGCGATGGCCGTGCAATAGCGAGATTCTTCTTGGATAGCACTTGAAAAAGGTGTGCTTATAAGGGTTATTGGATGTCCGATGTTGGCACGAAGCGGACTAGTTATACAAGCTGAAGGTCCGCTGCGAGCGAACAGTGGACGCTCATATAGTGCAAAACGGCAATGTTGCTTATGTCGTCAGAGCTGACTGCGAAGTGTTGACCATTTTGCAGGATGTCCGATGAATTCACGCAATGTGTCGAGAAATACCGTGACTCTGGCAGGCGGATGACGTAACGCGCGTAGCGCATATATTCCTGTAGATACATGTGGTTGCGATGACATTTCCGGGAAGAGTTGTACCAGCGCGCCACTGTTAATGTCATCTCCCGCCACCCAGTCTGGCAGGAACGCGATCCCCAGCCCATCAACCGCAGCCTGACGCATCGCTTCAAAATCATCACAGCCAAAGATGGGCTGGCTAGTGTTTTCTCTGGCCGGATGGCCAATCACGCTCGACCAGCAAAGCAGATCAGCACCGTGCAGCTTATCGATTAAACGATGTGAGGCGATGTTATCCAGCGAGACGGGAATTCCCGCGTTTTCCAGGTATGCTGGGCTTGCGCACAGCACGCGTATTTGCGTTGCTATTTTGCTGGCAATCAACGTGCTGTCGGCCATATCACCAATACGGATGACAACATCAAGGCGTTCAGCGACAGGATCTGCCAGCCGTTCGGTCAGATCCAAATCGAAGCCCAGCGCCGGATACTGTCGGGAGAGTTTTGCCATCACCGGCAGCACATAGCGTTTACCAAATGTGGGATAACACGCCACTCTCAGCACACCGGTTACTTCGCCCTTCATCGACGCCAGTTCCTGCTGCGTATCTACCAGTGAATCGAGGATCTGTCTGGCGCGAATCAGCAGTATTTCCCCAGCATCGGTCAGGGTTAAATGCCGTGTAGATCGCAAAAAGAGCGGGGTATCCAGGTACGCTTCCAGCGCATCAATCTGCCGTCCTATCGAGGAGGGGGTGCGTCCGCGACGGCGACCAGCACCCGAAAAACTGCTTTCACGGGCGACATCGACAAAGACTCCAAGGAACTCGGCAAATTTCTCTGATTGCATCTGTGCATTTCTTGCATAGCTGTTGTGGTGAGAAGCCATCTTATCAGTTATGTACGCTGAACTTAATATCCCCTCAGCCGAATGACATTACACAAACACACACACTGAGGATAACGACCATGCAAAATCATCAATATGATCCCCTTTATCTTTTTATCGACGGTGACTGGATTGAAGCGGGTAATCGCGACACTGTCGCTGTGATTAACCCCGCAACCGAAGCCACTATCGGCCGCTTGCCGCTGGCGACCGCCGCCGACCTTGAACGTGCCCTGTCAGCCACCCGTTCTGGCTTTGACGTCTGGCGCCATACCGTGCCTGCTGAACGCGCCCTCATCATGAAGAATGCCGCTGCCCTGATGCGCGAACGCGCTGAACATATTGCCTCGTTGATGACGCTGGAAGAAGGGAAACCCCTGGCTGAAAGCCGCGACGAAGTACTGCGTGCAGCCGACTATTTTGAATGGTTTGCGGAGGAAGCCCGCCGCATTGATGGACGCGTTGTACCGTCAAATCGCCCCGGTGTACTGCAACTGGTCAAAAAAGAGCCCATCGGCCCGGTCGCCGCCTTCACTCCGTGGAATTTCCCGGCCATTACCCCGGCACGCAAATTATCAGCAGCACTGGCCGCAGGTTGTAGCGTGATCCTGAAACCCGGTGAAGAGAGCCCGGCGACGGCGCTGGCGCTGGCACGTTGCCTGGATGATGCCGGTTTGCCTAAAGGCGTACTGCAAATTGTGTTTGGCGTGCCAGATCAGGTTTCCGCCACTCTTATCGCCTCACCGGTTATTCGCAAAGTGGCATTCACCGGTTCTGTACCGGTAGGTCGACTACTGTCTCAGCGTGCCGCCGCTGGTGTTAAACCGATTACCCTGGAACTGGGCGGCCATGGGCCGGTACTGGTCTTTGCAGATGCTGATATTGACGCGGCGGCGGCTGGCGGGGCGGCTAACCGGTTCCGGGGCACCGGCCAAATCTGTATATCTTCAACCCGCTTTCTGATTCAGCGTGGTGTTTACACGCAGTTTGTCGAACGCTTCGTGAGTGCGACGGAGCAACTCGTTATCGGCGATGGCATGGCGGAAAACACGCAGGTGGGGCCACTGGCGAATCTCCGCCAGCTGGAAAAAATGGAAGCGCTGATTGCCGATGCTGTCGCGCAGGGCGCGAAAGTGCTCACTGGCGGGAAACGGCTCAACCGTCCGGGCTTTTTCTTTGAACCCACGGTGCTTGCCGATGTGCCGATGGAGGCGCGGATCATGCACGAAGAACCCTTTGGCCCGATTGCCGTTATGCGTCCGTTCGACGTGCTTGAGGATGGGCTGGCAGAAGCAAACCGCCTGCCGTATGCCCTGTCAGCTTACGCTTTTACGCGTGACGCCCGTACCGTGCTGGATGTTGGCGATGGCCTTGAAGCCGGAATGATCGGCATTAATCAGTACCGCATGGTGGCGACGGAACTGCCTTTCGGCGGCATGAAAGAAAGTGGGCATGGATCTGAGGGTGGCCGGGAAGGTATCGGCCATTACCTGGTGAATAAATTCATCAGCCAAATCTAAAACACACTGGCATTAATTACAGATTATAAGAGGAACTGACCATGAAACCTGTTGATTTTACTCGTCCGCGCGAAGCTGCCCGCGCATTTACCCCTAAACTTTCCGACTTCGTTGAGCAACCGCTGTATTCCGATGTCTGGACAGATCCGGACCTGGCACCGCGCGACCGTAGTCTGGTTACCATCGCCTGTCTCATTGCGCTGAATCACTCCAATGAGCTACCGGCCCACTTGCGTCGCGGCATTGAAAACGGTCTGACCAAAACAGAAATTTCCGCCCTGATTACGCACATGGCGTTTTACGCAGGCTTTCCGGCAGCGATTACCGCGTCTGGCTATGCCAATGCCACGTTTGACGAACAGGCCTGAATGACGGGTTATCCATCTTCTTATTTCAGGAAACAGAACCATGAAAGCAATCACTTTTGATCAATTCGGTCCGGCAGATGTACTTCACATCAGTGAAGTCGCAGACCCACAGTTGCGCCCCAATGATCTGCTGGTCCGCACGCGGGCCGCGGGAGTTAACCGGGCCGACCTCACCCACAGACGCGGCGGGTATGGCCGTCCTGATTTTGGAGACTCGACGATTATGGGGTTGGAAATCGCCGGTGACGTTATTGCCGTCGGGGAGAATGTAAAAGGCTATAACGTGGGTGACCGTGTTATGGGTATCGTCGGGGGCGGGGCTTACGCGGAAATGGCCCGTATCGATTACCGGATGGCTATGCCAGTGCCGGAAGGTATGGACTATATCCATGCGGCGGCCATTACCGAGGTCTTTGTAACCGCCCATGAAGCACTTATCCATCTGGGGAAACTGAAACCCACGGAAACGGTACTGATCCACGCCGGGGCCGGCGGTGTGGGAGGTGCCGCCGTGCAACTGGCGCACGCGACAGGCGCGACGGTAATCACCACCGCGAATGCTGCAGCACACGATCTCGTTCACCATCTGGGTGCTGATCACGCCATTGATTACGCGACAGAAGACTTCTCGGAAGTTGTCGCCAGCATTACGGATAACAAGGGGGTTGATCTTATTCTCGATTTTATTGGCGCGCCTTATTTTGAACGAAACGTGAATGCACTCAACTTTGGTGGACGTCTGGTGCAGATTGGCATCATGGGGGGGATTGAAAACGCGAAGATACCGCTGGATCGGGTGTTGTACCGCCATCTGCAGATTATCGGTACGGTAATGAAATCGCGTTCGCAAGAAGTGAAACATGAGATGTCCCGCCGCTTTAGAGAGTGCTGGTTAACTCGCTTCGGTAAGGATGGGCTGAACCCGGTGATTGACAGCGTATTCCCGCTGGCGGAAGCCAGTAAAGCTCACCAGCGTATGGAAGATGGCCTTAACGTCGGAAAAATTGTGCTGACGATGTAGATGACGCGAACGAGAAGGCTTTTTTCCTGCCTTTTCGTCGCACCCCCTTGGCTGTTCGATGTCAGAGGATGAATCAAGTACTGCCATAAAAAACATCACTATAGGGCTAAAAGTGATATCAGAGTATTGCTGTTACTCTGCTTGTCAAAGCGAAGTTCGGATGTCAGGTGGGGTGGGTACGAGTTGTTTCCT encodes:
- a CDS encoding carboxymuconolactone decarboxylase family protein; translated protein: MKPVDFTRPREAARAFTPKLSDFVEQPLYSDVWTDPDLAPRDRSLVTIACLIALNHSNELPAHLRRGIENGLTKTEISALITHMAFYAGFPAAITASGYANATFDEQA
- a CDS encoding NAD-dependent succinate-semialdehyde dehydrogenase, translating into MQNHQYDPLYLFIDGDWIEAGNRDTVAVINPATEATIGRLPLATAADLERALSATRSGFDVWRHTVPAERALIMKNAAALMRERAEHIASLMTLEEGKPLAESRDEVLRAADYFEWFAEEARRIDGRVVPSNRPGVLQLVKKEPIGPVAAFTPWNFPAITPARKLSAALAAGCSVILKPGEESPATALALARCLDDAGLPKGVLQIVFGVPDQVSATLIASPVIRKVAFTGSVPVGRLLSQRAAAGVKPITLELGGHGPVLVFADADIDAAAAGGAANRFRGTGQICISSTRFLIQRGVYTQFVERFVSATEQLVIGDGMAENTQVGPLANLRQLEKMEALIADAVAQGAKVLTGGKRLNRPGFFFEPTVLADVPMEARIMHEEPFGPIAVMRPFDVLEDGLAEANRLPYALSAYAFTRDARTVLDVGDGLEAGMIGINQYRMVATELPFGGMKESGHGSEGGREGIGHYLVNKFISQI
- a CDS encoding NAD(P)H-quinone oxidoreductase, with amino-acid sequence MKAITFDQFGPADVLHISEVADPQLRPNDLLVRTRAAGVNRADLTHRRGGYGRPDFGDSTIMGLEIAGDVIAVGENVKGYNVGDRVMGIVGGGAYAEMARIDYRMAMPVPEGMDYIHAAAITEVFVTAHEALIHLGKLKPTETVLIHAGAGGVGGAAVQLAHATGATVITTANAAAHDLVHHLGADHAIDYATEDFSEVVASITDNKGVDLILDFIGAPYFERNVNALNFGGRLVQIGIMGGIENAKIPLDRVLYRHLQIIGTVMKSRSQEVKHEMSRRFRECWLTRFGKDGLNPVIDSVFPLAEASKAHQRMEDGLNVGKIVLTM